The genomic DNA TGGCGGTGGCGGCCGCGGCGCTCGGCGCGACCCGGATCGGCGCGGGCGAGCCCATGCCGACCATCGGATCCTTCGCGGTGTTCGGCTGCGCGGTGCTGGCGCTGCTGCTCACCCCGCGCCACACGACCGGCCACGCCGCGCGATGGATGCCGCGAGCCGCGGCGATCGCCGTGCTGCTCGCCGCCGTGGCAGGGTCGGGCATCGGGGCGGTCTCGGGCGGTCTCGTCGGCGTGCTCGGCGGAGTCGCGGTGTTCGCGGCCGCCGTGCTCGCCGCCATCGCGAGCCTGCCGATCGCACGCGGTGCGAGATCGCTGGCGTGGTCGCGCGTCGGCGACGTCGTCGAATGGCTCGCCGTCGCCCTCGCCCTGCCCGCCGGGCTGCTCGCCGCCGACACCGTCGAACTGCTGCGCGGAATGATGGCCGCATGACCGCGGTGACCGGAACCCGCGCCGCCGCGGCGAGCACGGGGCGACGCCTCGCGGCCTTCACCGTCGACGTCGTCGTCGTCGCGGTCGTCGGCCTCATCGTCGGGCTCGCGACCGCGAGCGCCGTGCTCGGTCAGGTGGCGGCGCTGCAGTGCGTGCTCGCGCAGTGGGGGCTCGAGGCGCGCATCGGGGCGACCGTCGGCAAACTGCTGCTGCGGTTGCGCACGACCCGCGACGATCGACCCTATTCGCCCGGCGCGGGTCGCGGATTCGTGCGCCTCTGCATCACGGGGATCGGGTTCGCGGTCGGCGTGGTCGGCGCCTGGATCGTGGTGGCGTCGGGCGTCTGGGACCCGAGCGGGCGCCGACGCAGCTGGACGGATCGAGCCGCGCAGACCGTCGTGCTCGCCGTGCCTCCGCGCCGCCGATCCGCGGTGGGCGCCGCCGGCCCGACGCACGCGATGACCGGCGCACCCGGGGTGCACCGTCCCGGGGTCGTGCACGCAGACGCAGCCCTGCACGGCTCTGTGGCGGGGCACGGCGGCCCCGCGGCGTCCGGGCGAGCCGCAGGCGTGCCGCCGCTCCCGGTGGGGGCGCCGCCGGGGATGATCGACGCCCTGCCCGCTCGGATCGACTCCGCACCTGCGGCTCCGCCGCCCGCGCCGTACTCGGCACCCGCCGTGCCGGCCGCGCCGCGCGCACCCTACGCGGCTCCGGCTCAGACGGCGGCCCCGGGCGCGGCGCGGACCGCCACCGCGCCGGCGCCGGCGCATCCGGTCGCTGCCGCCCAGCTCCCGCCTGACGCGCCCGCCGCGCCCGACGCGCCGCAGACCGGCGTCGAAGGCGGCCTGCTGCTCATCTTCGACACCGGGCAGCGCGCGCACCTGCCGTTGCCCGTGATCGCCAACCTCGGGCGCAACCCCGCGCAGAGCCAGTCCGGCGACCGCTTGCTCACGGTGCACGACCCCGAGGGCACGGTGTCGAAGACCC from Agromyces larvae includes the following:
- a CDS encoding RDD family protein, which gives rise to MTAVTGTRAAAASTGRRLAAFTVDVVVVAVVGLIVGLATASAVLGQVAALQCVLAQWGLEARIGATVGKLLLRLRTTRDDRPYSPGAGRGFVRLCITGIGFAVGVVGAWIVVASGVWDPSGRRRSWTDRAAQTVVLAVPPRRRSAVGAAGPTHAMTGAPGVHRPGVVHADAALHGSVAGHGGPAASGRAAGVPPLPVGAPPGMIDALPARIDSAPAAPPPAPYSAPAVPAAPRAPYAAPAQTAAPGAARTATAPAPAHPVAAAQLPPDAPAAPDAPQTGVEGGLLLIFDTGQRAHLPLPVIANLGRNPAQSQSGDRLLTVHDPEGTVSKTHLRLEHSRGQVWVTDGGSTNGTEILGDDGALQRLAPGVRTLLEDGDRVRIGNRTFTLSLLLASDGEIR